Proteins found in one Oribacterium sp. oral taxon 102 genomic segment:
- a CDS encoding sensor histidine kinase gives MKRSLFLKFLLAYILFGVLGFVSIARLSSDMTYRYLIREQANNLYSEATLISTSYSDSQSLYLSEEMINEQMKAVSTFLHVEIWLVDRDGMIISDSRQELKKGQTIQSFDPTMTGNQRYLEGDFHGMFSEPVLTVAAPITRGYSTRGYVLIHMPVQNILASQFEILNIVYITGLIIFLLSLIILLVFYIIVYRPLRRITEGAMRYAEGDYSYRIRSRSHDEMGYLAETLNFMSEEIAKADDYQRQFVANISHDFRSPLTSIKGYLEAILDGTIPKELEEKYLLRLIAETERLTKLTQSMLSLNSTEQKGLLMRTNFDINRVIKEVCASFEMTCRKKNMTFELTFAARKEMVYGDYAKLQQVLYNLIDNALKFSDPSTSILIRTGRSGTKVFVSVKDSGIGIRKRDLQKIWDRFYKTDQSRGRDKQGTGLGLAIVKSIVSAHGENIDCVSTEGVGTEFTFTLPAAQQEIG, from the coding sequence ATGAAGCGTTCCTTATTTCTGAAATTTCTGCTTGCCTACATTCTCTTTGGCGTATTGGGCTTCGTATCGATCGCGAGGCTCTCTTCGGACATGACCTACCGCTATCTGATACGGGAGCAGGCAAACAATCTGTATTCTGAGGCAACGCTGATCTCTACCAGTTATTCGGATTCACAGAGCCTCTACCTTTCGGAGGAGATGATTAACGAGCAGATGAAGGCGGTTTCGACCTTCCTTCATGTAGAGATATGGCTGGTAGACAGGGACGGGATGATCATCTCCGATTCACGGCAGGAGCTGAAAAAGGGGCAGACCATACAGAGCTTCGACCCGACGATGACCGGGAACCAGAGGTATCTGGAGGGTGATTTCCATGGCATGTTTTCGGAACCGGTGCTGACCGTGGCAGCACCGATCACGAGGGGCTACAGCACGAGAGGCTATGTACTGATTCACATGCCGGTGCAGAACATCCTCGCCTCTCAGTTTGAGATTCTTAACATCGTTTATATAACGGGACTCATCATTTTTCTGCTGTCCCTCATTATCCTGCTGGTTTTCTACATTATCGTGTACCGTCCGCTCCGCCGCATTACCGAGGGCGCGATGAGGTACGCGGAGGGAGACTACAGCTACCGCATCCGGAGCCGCTCTCATGACGAGATGGGCTATCTTGCGGAGACGCTGAACTTCATGTCGGAGGAAATCGCGAAGGCAGACGACTACCAGCGGCAGTTTGTCGCGAATATCAGTCATGACTTCCGTTCGCCGCTGACCTCGATCAAGGGCTATCTGGAGGCAATTCTGGACGGGACGATCCCGAAGGAGCTGGAGGAGAAATATCTCCTTCGGCTCATTGCCGAAACAGAACGGCTGACGAAGCTGACGCAGTCGATGCTTTCCCTGAATTCCACAGAGCAGAAGGGGCTTCTGATGCGGACGAACTTCGATATCAATCGGGTCATCAAGGAGGTCTGCGCGAGCTTCGAGATGACCTGTCGGAAGAAGAATATGACCTTCGAGCTGACCTTCGCCGCGAGGAAGGAAATGGTTTACGGGGACTATGCAAAGCTGCAGCAGGTTCTGTATAATTTGATTGACAATGCGCTGAAGTTCTCCGATCCGAGCACAAGCATCCTGATTCGGACGGGGCGCAGCGGCACGAAGGTTTTCGTTTCCGTGAAGGATAGCGGGATCGGCATCCGGAAAAGGGATCTGCAGAAGATCTGGGATCGCTTCTATAAGACGGATCAGTCTCGCGGCAGGGATAAGCAGGGAACCGGTCTCGGACTTGCGATCGTGAAATCGATCGTGAGCGCGCATGGGGAAAATATCGACTGCGTCTCGACAGAGGGCGTGGGGACAGAGTTCACCTTTACCCTGCCGGCAGCGCAGCAGGAGATCGGATAG
- a CDS encoding S1C family serine protease has translation MEEKKFIKENIVGRRESWKKRLRHYLRVVLSALLFGLLSTGVFVLAEPRFRTLFAPPETETVAFHTEQSIEETTVCASETETEPIEELVQSELQNYHFSVSDYESMMQNLKQLGNEAEKSLVEVTKRVSSSDFLGGETSSEDSYSGIILTVTDNEILMFTMAEAVQGVTKLEVSFLRGNRYEAALKAIDELDGLAVISVPLKNIMEKDRGLLRAIPLGNSRALKRGDTLITVGAPAGGLYSTALGAVSYLSYHQPAVDSTLEDIRADLHAAPAKGSFVLNTSGELVGWASDRLGESASGFCRIAGLSDFLSRLELLSNGRRVPYIGVEVQEVSTNMERQGIPKGIYVRSCVTESPAYMAGIQAGDIIVGLNETALDSVDSFVSELEKTAVDDTISLTVQRSRGQEYVELRFPVTVGGR, from the coding sequence ATGGAAGAAAAGAAATTCATCAAGGAGAATATCGTCGGGAGGAGAGAGAGCTGGAAAAAGCGGCTCCGGCATTATCTGAGAGTTGTGCTGTCCGCTCTTCTCTTCGGACTGCTCAGCACGGGCGTTTTTGTGCTGGCAGAGCCTCGCTTCCGCACGCTTTTTGCGCCTCCGGAGACGGAGACGGTGGCATTTCATACGGAGCAGAGCATAGAGGAGACGACTGTCTGTGCGAGCGAGACGGAGACAGAGCCGATCGAGGAGCTCGTACAGTCGGAGCTCCAGAATTATCATTTTTCCGTGTCGGACTATGAGAGCATGATGCAGAACCTGAAGCAGCTCGGAAATGAGGCAGAGAAGTCGCTGGTTGAGGTGACGAAGCGCGTCAGCAGCTCGGACTTCCTCGGCGGAGAGACCTCCTCGGAGGACAGCTATTCCGGCATTATCCTGACGGTGACGGACAATGAAATCCTGATGTTTACGATGGCGGAGGCGGTGCAGGGCGTGACGAAGCTGGAGGTCAGCTTCCTGCGGGGTAATCGTTATGAGGCGGCGCTGAAGGCGATCGATGAGCTGGACGGGCTCGCGGTGATCTCGGTTCCGCTCAAGAATATCATGGAGAAGGATCGTGGACTGCTCCGTGCGATCCCGCTTGGGAATTCCAGAGCTCTGAAGCGTGGAGACACGCTGATTACCGTCGGAGCGCCTGCCGGAGGACTTTACTCGACGGCGCTCGGTGCTGTTTCTTATCTCAGCTATCATCAGCCGGCGGTTGATTCCACGCTGGAGGATATCCGTGCCGATCTTCATGCGGCCCCGGCGAAGGGCAGCTTCGTCCTGAATACCTCCGGAGAACTGGTGGGCTGGGCATCGGATCGGCTGGGGGAGTCTGCGAGCGGATTTTGCCGGATTGCGGGACTCTCCGATTTCCTGAGCCGTCTCGAGCTGCTGAGCAACGGCCGCCGTGTGCCCTATATCGGGGTGGAGGTTCAGGAGGTCAGCACCAATATGGAGCGGCAGGGTATCCCGAAGGGAATCTATGTCCGGAGCTGTGTGACAGAGTCTCCCGCATATATGGCGGGGATTCAGGCAGGCGATATCATTGTCGGGCTCAATGAGACGGCGCTCGACAGCGTGGACAGCTTTGTATCGGAGTTGGAAAAGACAGCGGTGGATGATACAATAAGCCTTACTGTGCAGAGAAGCAGAGGGCAGGAGTATGTCGAGCTGCGCTTCCCGGTCACAGTGGGAGGACGATGA
- the rlmD gene encoding 23S rRNA (uracil(1939)-C(5))-methyltransferase RlmD has product MGKNQEFELEITDLSEDGLGIGRKDGFVWFVKDSAIGDRVRVSAMKVKKRYGFARLRSVLRPSRDRVESPCPISRRCGGCQLMEMSYAAQLRFKQDKVYRDLLRIGGVEEDVLKRTFEDIVGMESPIRYRNKAQFPISVNKEGRLTAGFYAGRTHAVIACEDCLLGASENALLLRTILDWAERYGIEAYHEESGTGLLRHVLLRKGFRSGEQMVCLVVNSRSLPHSKELVTALTSGKIASLSVRSVSYSIHTGRDNVIMGRELVNLYGPGYIEDSIGQVRFRVSPLSFYQVNPVQTERIYATVLEFAALSGRETVWDMYCGIGTISLFLSQKAGKVYGVEIVPEAVRDARENAERNGITNTEFFAGAAEEVLPAWYAAHPEEQIDVVCVDPPRRGLEERALETIVRMRPERLVYVSCNPATLARDVKYLRGRGYELRRARPVDNFPETVHVETVVLMSRKDK; this is encoded by the coding sequence ATCGGGAAGAATCAGGAGTTCGAGCTGGAGATCACGGATCTCTCGGAGGACGGGCTGGGAATCGGAAGGAAGGACGGCTTTGTCTGGTTCGTAAAGGACAGCGCTATCGGAGACCGTGTGCGCGTCAGCGCGATGAAGGTGAAGAAGCGCTATGGCTTCGCCAGGCTCCGGAGCGTGCTGCGGCCTTCTCGGGACAGAGTGGAGAGCCCCTGTCCGATTTCCCGCCGCTGCGGGGGCTGCCAGCTCATGGAGATGTCCTATGCGGCGCAGCTTCGCTTCAAGCAGGACAAGGTCTATCGTGATCTCCTGCGCATCGGCGGGGTGGAGGAGGATGTGCTGAAGCGGACTTTCGAGGATATTGTGGGAATGGAAAGTCCGATTCGTTACAGAAACAAAGCGCAGTTCCCAATTTCTGTCAATAAGGAGGGAAGACTGACCGCCGGCTTCTATGCCGGACGAACGCACGCCGTCATAGCGTGTGAGGACTGTCTGCTGGGAGCTTCGGAGAACGCGCTTCTGCTCCGGACGATATTGGACTGGGCGGAGCGGTACGGGATCGAGGCATATCATGAGGAGAGCGGAACGGGGCTTCTCCGCCATGTGCTCCTTCGGAAGGGCTTCCGGAGCGGAGAGCAGATGGTCTGCCTCGTCGTAAACAGCCGGAGTCTCCCGCATTCGAAGGAGCTGGTCACAGCGCTTACCTCCGGTAAAATCGCCTCCCTCTCCGTCCGGAGCGTAAGCTACAGTATCCATACCGGACGGGATAATGTAATCATGGGAAGGGAGCTCGTAAATCTCTACGGTCCCGGCTATATAGAGGACAGTATCGGGCAGGTTCGCTTCCGGGTCTCGCCGCTTTCCTTCTATCAGGTCAATCCGGTACAGACGGAGCGAATTTATGCAACAGTGCTGGAGTTCGCGGCGCTCAGCGGTCGGGAAACAGTCTGGGACATGTACTGCGGCATCGGGACCATTTCCCTTTTTCTTTCCCAAAAAGCAGGAAAGGTATACGGCGTGGAGATCGTTCCGGAGGCGGTTCGGGATGCCCGGGAGAATGCAGAGCGGAACGGTATCACGAATACCGAGTTCTTCGCCGGAGCGGCAGAGGAGGTGCTGCCGGCATGGTACGCTGCACATCCTGAGGAGCAGATTGATGTGGTTTGCGTAGACCCCCCGCGAAGGGGGCTCGAGGAGCGTGCGCTGGAGACGATCGTGCGGATGCGCCCGGAGCGGCTGGTATATGTGAGCTGCAATCCGGCAACCCTTGCCCGGGATGTGAAGTATCTCCGGGGACGGGGCTATGAGCTCCGCAGAGCGCGCCCTGTGGATAATTTTCCGGAGACGGTGCATGTGGAGACGGTAGTTTTGA
- a CDS encoding 3'-5' exoribonuclease YhaM family protein: MKYIENFHDGMRVSDVYLVKTKNAALTKNGKEYLNITLQDKTGVADAKVWEPNSPGINDFDVMDYVYVEGNVTVYNGVNQLSIQRLSVAKEGEYEPKDYLPTSGRDILDMRKELEADIQSVKDPNLKRLLSLLFLENSDFYREFSVHSAAKSVHHGYVGGLMEHTLSVASICSYFGSHYPDLNRDLLLTAALCHDIGKVRELTAFPRNDYSDEGQLIGHIVIGYEMLMQVIRQIPDFPETLAAELGHCILSHHGELEYGSPKKPALMEAMALAFADNVDAKLQTMREALSGAEKSGRANENGGWIGFNRLIDSNLRKTQGR, encoded by the coding sequence ATGAAGTATATCGAGAACTTTCACGATGGAATGCGGGTTTCGGACGTCTATCTCGTCAAAACGAAGAACGCCGCGCTCACGAAGAACGGAAAGGAGTATCTGAATATCACGCTTCAGGACAAAACGGGCGTAGCGGACGCGAAGGTTTGGGAGCCGAATTCGCCGGGCATCAACGACTTCGACGTGATGGACTATGTCTATGTCGAGGGCAATGTGACCGTCTATAATGGGGTGAACCAGCTGAGCATCCAGCGGCTCTCGGTCGCAAAGGAGGGAGAGTATGAGCCGAAGGATTATCTTCCTACCTCGGGAAGGGATATCCTGGATATGCGGAAAGAGCTGGAGGCGGATATTCAGTCCGTGAAGGATCCGAACCTGAAACGACTTCTTTCACTGCTCTTTCTCGAGAACAGTGATTTCTACAGGGAGTTTTCTGTCCATTCTGCGGCGAAGTCCGTACATCATGGCTATGTGGGCGGGCTGATGGAGCATACTCTTTCTGTCGCGTCGATCTGCAGCTATTTCGGCTCGCATTATCCGGATTTGAACCGGGATCTGCTGCTGACTGCGGCGCTCTGCCATGATATCGGCAAGGTGCGGGAGCTGACGGCATTTCCGAGGAACGATTACTCGGATGAGGGGCAGCTGATCGGGCATATCGTCATTGGCTATGAGATGCTGATGCAGGTAATTCGGCAGATTCCGGATTTCCCGGAGACGCTCGCGGCAGAGCTGGGACACTGCATCCTGTCGCATCATGGGGAGCTGGAGTACGGCTCACCGAAGAAGCCGGCGCTGATGGAGGCGATGGCGCTTGCCTTCGCAGACAATGTTGACGCGAAGCTCCAGACCATGCGAGAGGCACTGAGCGGTGCGGAGAAATCCGGCAGAGCCAATGAAAACGGCGGATGGATCGGCTTCAATCGTTTGATCGATTCCAATTTGAGAAAAACACAGGGCAGGTAA
- a CDS encoding response regulator transcription factor — MAEKQRILIVDDDSSISELISLYLKKECFDTREVADGEEALRAAEEYRPNLVILDLMLPGIDGYEVCRRLRAASSVPVIMLSAKGETFDKVLGLELGADDYMIKPFDSKELVARVKAVLRRYQGVTAGKPVPEPMRSLENEDMRRTGKYIEYPELIINQSNYSVFYKGRLVEMPPKELELLYFLASSPNQVFTREQLLDHIWGYEFAGDSRTVDVHIKRLREKVSGSESWEIATVWGIGYKFRVSG, encoded by the coding sequence ATGGCAGAGAAGCAGAGAATATTGATCGTGGATGATGACAGCTCCATCTCGGAGCTGATTTCCCTCTATCTGAAAAAGGAATGCTTCGATACGAGAGAGGTCGCGGATGGGGAGGAGGCGCTGCGCGCCGCAGAGGAATACAGGCCGAATCTCGTCATTCTGGATCTGATGCTGCCCGGCATCGACGGCTATGAGGTATGCCGGAGACTGCGCGCGGCTTCATCGGTTCCGGTTATCATGCTCTCCGCGAAGGGGGAGACCTTTGACAAGGTGCTCGGGCTCGAGCTGGGTGCGGACGACTATATGATCAAGCCCTTCGATTCCAAGGAGCTGGTCGCACGGGTGAAGGCAGTGCTCAGACGGTATCAGGGCGTCACTGCGGGGAAGCCTGTGCCAGAGCCGATGCGGAGTCTGGAGAATGAGGATATGCGCCGGACGGGAAAGTATATCGAGTATCCGGAGCTCATCATCAATCAGAGCAATTATTCCGTCTTTTACAAAGGACGGCTTGTGGAAATGCCGCCCAAGGAGCTGGAGCTGCTCTATTTTCTCGCGAGCTCACCGAATCAGGTTTTCACAAGAGAGCAGCTTCTGGACCATATCTGGGGTTATGAGTTTGCCGGGGATTCCCGCACCGTGGATGTCCACATCAAGCGCCTGCGTGAGAAGGTTTCCGGCAGCGAGAGCTGGGAAATTGCGACAGTCTGGGGAATCGGCTACAAATTCCGTGTTTCGGGCTGA